One genomic segment of Hevea brasiliensis isolate MT/VB/25A 57/8 chromosome 3, ASM3005281v1, whole genome shotgun sequence includes these proteins:
- the LOC110662760 gene encoding ammonium transporter 2, with translation MNISNAYSEVTPAVPSWLNKGDNAWQMTASTLVAIQSMPGLVILYASIVKKKWAVNSAFMALYAFAAVLICWVLLCYRMAFGDELLPFWGKGAPALGQKYLVARAKVPESTHVSDGKSKTVEPYYAMATLVYFQFTFAAITLILLAGSVLGRMNIKAWMAFVPLWLIFSYTVGAFSLWGGGFLYQWGAIDYSGGFVIHLSSGISGLTAAYWVGPRLKSDRERFPPNNVLLMLAGAGLLWMGWSGFNGGAPYAANIDASIAVLNTNISAATSLLVWTTLDVIFFGKPSVIGAVQGMMTGLACITPGAGLVQSWAAIIFGFLSGSIPWVSMMVLHKKSTLLQQVDDTLGVFHTHAVAGLLGGLLTGLLAEPDLCELVLPKKTRGAFYGGNGGVQFLKQMAAASFVIAWNIASTTIILLAIRLFIPLRMPEEQLVIGDDAVHGEEAYALWGDGEKYDPTNHHGQDIAPSPYGIGARGVTINL, from the exons ATGAACATCTCAAACGCCTACTCAGAGGTGACTCCAGCAGTCCCTTCATGGCTAAACAAAGGGGACAACGCATGGCAAATGACAGCATCGACTCTCGTAGCCATCCAGAGCATGCCAGGGCTTGTCATCCTCTACGCGAGCATCGTCAAGAAAAAATGGGCTGTCAACTCTGCCTTCATGGCCCTTTACGCCTTCGCTGCCGTCCTAATTTGCTGGGTGCTGTTGTGCTACCGGATGGCCTTTGGGGATGAGCTCCTTCCTTTCTGGGGTAAGGGTGCTCCTGCTCTAGGCCAAAAGTATCTCGTTGCCCGAGCTAAAGTCCCTGAAAGTACCCATGTAAGTGATGGAAAATCTAAGACTGTTGAGCCTTACTACGCCATGGCCACGCTCGTCTACTTTCAATTCACTTTTGCTGCTATTACGCTTATTCTACTTGCGGGTTCTGTTCTTGGCCGCATGAACATTAAAGCTTGGATGGCTTTTGTGCCTTTATGGCTTATATTCTCTTATACTGTTGGTGCTTTTAGTCTCTGGGGTGGCGGCTTTCTATATCAATGGGGTGCAATCGATTACTCCGGTGGCTTTGTTATTCACCTCTCCTCAGGAATTTCAGGGCTAACCGCAGCTTATTGG GTTGGGCCAAGGCTAAAAAGCGATAGGGAGAGATTTCCCCCAAATAACGTGTTGCTGATGCTTGCGGGTGCTGGGTTGCTATGGATGGGGTGGTCGGGCTTCAATGGTGGCGCACCATATGCAGCCAATATCGATGCTTCGATTGCGGTACTAAACACCAACATAAGTGCAGCTACAAGCTTGCTAGTGTGGACGACTCTAGATGTTATTTTCTTTGGTAAACCATCGGTGATAGGAGCTGTTCAGGGCATGATGACTGGTCTAGCTTGCATTACCCCAGGAGCAG GGCTGGTTCAATCGTGGGCGGCTATCATATTCGGATTTCTTTCTGGAAGCATTCCGTGGGTGTCTATGATGGTGCTTCACAAGAAGTCTACGCTGCTACAGCAG GTGGATGACACTTTAGGAGTGTTTCACACCCACGCGGTGGCCGGCCTATTGGGTGGCCTCCTCACCGGCCTCCTAGCAGAGCCAGATCTTTGCGAACTAGTTCTGCCAAAGAAAACAAGAGGTGCATTTTACGGTGGAAATGGTGGGGTGCAATTCTTGAAGCAAATGGCTGCAGCCTCCTTTGTTATAGCATGGAACATAGCGTCCACAACAATAATTCTTCTAGCTATAAGGTTGTTCATACCGTTGAGAATGCCCGAAGAACAACTTGTGATCGGAGACGATGCTGTTCATGGAGAGGAAGCTTATGCCCTTTGGGGTGACGGCGAAAAATATGACCCAACTAACCATCATGGACAGGATATTGCCCCTTCACCATATGGTATTGGTGCTCGAGGCGTTACCATTAACTTGTGA